One window of the Leptospira koniambonensis genome contains the following:
- a CDS encoding sigma-54-dependent Fis family transcriptional regulator — protein sequence MNSTLDPDRLLDLILERCIQICEVGSGSLMLISRGDEVLDIVTFRGMNPSVRTKVKLRVGEGITGIVAASGEGMIVNDVTQNPHYISIKDDILSELAVPMIVEDEVIGVISLDSSRKQAFSEEYLELVSTLANMAAQIFKNLQTFRQLEQKNKIQQVLIDISRTVTSTLVLQEIFDDVMDRLDKSLNLERGSIVLFDSEKNILKLSAASGLTAEEMEKGVYLPGEGVTGKVYESGEAVIVESIVSDENFLNRLNNASHFKNNPENVSFLAAPIKSDTDVLGVVSVFFVHKKYVDLKTYLDFLQVVASVIYQAIRIQKLIDEEKREISRENILLKRELKNKYKFGSLIGKSKSMEKLFEMIQLVSDSRASVLITGESGTGKEMIASAIHYNSSRGDKPFIKINCAAIPENLLESELFGHKKGSFTGAVADKKGKFEMADTGTIFLDEIGEMDLNLQSKLLRVLQEKEIEAVGSVKPKKIDVRIIAATNADLEELISQKLFRADLYYRLNVVNMLTPPLRERPEDIPLLINHFITKYTSENVKKIKGITREAHKLLMSYSWPGNVRELENVIERAVVLSQLEMLDIQDFSEISGRILYGDEGEDVEVGMDPEASSEVASSKFSPAHLDALDGRAMEVVVGEVEARLIKYAMKKFKYTKTRVAKFLGINRNTLDKKIKDLKIDY from the coding sequence ATGAATTCGACCTTAGATCCAGATCGTCTTCTGGATCTGATTTTGGAGAGATGTATCCAAATTTGTGAGGTTGGATCTGGTTCCCTCATGTTGATCAGCAGGGGTGATGAGGTTTTAGATATCGTTACTTTCAGAGGGATGAACCCTTCTGTTCGTACAAAAGTTAAACTTAGAGTTGGCGAAGGTATTACTGGTATTGTTGCGGCTTCCGGCGAAGGGATGATCGTTAACGATGTTACCCAAAATCCACATTACATTTCTATTAAGGACGATATTCTTTCCGAGCTTGCTGTTCCGATGATTGTAGAAGATGAGGTAATCGGAGTTATCTCTCTAGACTCTAGTAGAAAGCAAGCTTTCTCTGAAGAGTATCTTGAGCTCGTTTCCACTCTTGCCAATATGGCGGCTCAGATCTTTAAGAACCTCCAAACTTTCAGACAGTTGGAGCAGAAAAATAAGATCCAACAAGTACTTATAGATATTTCTAGAACTGTAACTTCTACCTTAGTACTCCAAGAAATTTTTGATGATGTGATGGATAGATTGGATAAGTCTCTCAATCTTGAAAGAGGTTCCATCGTTCTATTTGATTCTGAGAAGAATATACTAAAACTCAGTGCGGCTTCCGGACTTACCGCAGAGGAAATGGAAAAGGGAGTATATCTTCCTGGAGAAGGAGTTACCGGAAAAGTTTATGAATCCGGAGAAGCTGTTATTGTTGAATCGATCGTAAGCGATGAGAATTTCCTGAATAGGCTTAACAACGCGAGTCATTTTAAGAATAATCCTGAGAACGTTAGTTTCTTAGCAGCACCTATCAAATCTGATACTGACGTGTTAGGTGTAGTTAGCGTGTTCTTCGTTCATAAAAAATACGTGGATCTTAAAACGTATTTAGACTTCCTTCAAGTAGTCGCCTCCGTAATTTACCAAGCGATCCGTATTCAAAAACTGATCGATGAAGAAAAACGTGAGATCTCTAGAGAGAACATTTTATTAAAACGAGAACTTAAGAATAAGTATAAGTTTGGTTCTTTGATCGGAAAGTCCAAGTCTATGGAAAAACTTTTCGAAATGATCCAACTTGTTTCTGATTCTCGTGCATCAGTTTTGATCACTGGAGAATCCGGAACTGGAAAAGAGATGATCGCTTCTGCGATCCATTATAATTCTTCCAGAGGTGATAAACCTTTCATCAAGATCAACTGTGCTGCTATTCCTGAAAATCTTTTGGAGTCTGAATTATTCGGTCACAAAAAAGGATCATTCACTGGTGCAGTCGCTGATAAAAAAGGAAAGTTTGAGATGGCCGATACTGGTACCATCTTCTTAGATGAGATAGGAGAGATGGATCTCAATCTTCAGTCCAAACTTTTGAGAGTTCTTCAAGAAAAAGAAATAGAAGCAGTAGGTTCAGTTAAACCTAAGAAGATCGACGTAAGGATCATAGCTGCGACTAACGCAGATCTGGAAGAACTGATCTCTCAAAAATTATTCAGAGCTGACTTATATTATCGTTTGAACGTTGTCAATATGTTGACTCCACCTCTTCGCGAGAGACCGGAAGATATTCCTCTTCTGATTAATCACTTCATTACCAAGTATACTTCTGAAAATGTTAAGAAGATCAAGGGTATCACTAGGGAAGCTCATAAACTTTTAATGAGTTATAGCTGGCCTGGTAACGTTCGTGAATTAGAGAACGTAATTGAAAGAGCAGTTGTACTTTCTCAATTAGAAATGTTAGATATACAAGACTTCTCCGAGATCAGTGGACGTATACTTTACGGCGACGAGGGAGAAGATGTTGAAGTCGGTATGGATCCAGAAGCTTCTTCCGAAGTTGCAAGTTCCAAGTTCTCTCCTGCTCATTTAGATGCGTTGGACGGAAGAGCTATGGAAGTTGTGGTAGGAGAAGTCGAAGCAAGACTGATCAAGTATGCGATGAAAAAATTCAAATATACCAAGACCAGAGTTGCTAAGTTCTTAGGAATCAACAGAAACACTCTAGATAAAAAGATCAAAGATCTTAAGATAGATTATTAA
- a CDS encoding SET domain-containing protein, with the protein MLKVPTYVSESPIGGLGVFAGRDIEEGELVWEFHPKTVWTLTEEEVQALPERLQNLIYTYSYLFEGQWYFCVDNSRFMNHSDQSNTLEDKSGVQGTSNPAGKDRAVRKILKDEELTCNYKQFDQNWKEKLPS; encoded by the coding sequence ATGCTGAAAGTTCCGACTTACGTTTCCGAGTCTCCAATAGGAGGCCTTGGGGTTTTTGCAGGTAGAGATATTGAAGAAGGTGAACTCGTGTGGGAGTTCCATCCTAAAACTGTTTGGACCCTAACAGAAGAAGAAGTCCAAGCTCTTCCAGAAAGACTCCAGAATCTGATCTATACTTATTCTTATTTGTTCGAAGGACAATGGTACTTCTGCGTGGATAATTCCCGCTTCATGAACCATAGTGATCAATCAAACACTTTAGAAGATAAAAGTGGAGTCCAAGGAACAAGCAATCCCGCAGGAAAGGACAGAGCTGTCCGTAAGATCCTAAAGGACGAAGAATTGACCTGTAACTATAAACAATTTGATCAGAACTGGAAAGAAAAACTTCCTTCTTAA
- a CDS encoding ABC transporter ATP-binding protein, with translation MTNKQKFTEGFKFGKTQATQSNTKTAVPKVPQGSQAARGSYSSSLGPSFVGSEPSSESPFLILLGLGRYFKNYKVRLGIVLGLLFTEIIVYSAIPFSFKFLIDEALIGKNETVLYVTGALLIGGTILITAAGTVRDYLYNWVSARAIRDMREELFIHLQRVNLDFYANTRLGDVLSRFSTDLSALENAVLALIPWGISPLLEAIFGTALLFALDWKLGAIATLIWPITFLGPVFFSTRSTAASYERKIEEAKVLTAVEESISAQNLIRVYDLDGAFWDKFKGNCEKLFHVSLRLGLTNSYLERSASGGILLLQAVLLISGAWFAFHGMVSVGALAAFLPPFLNLSYSLLYVSQYFPTMNQASGSARRILEILRTPTFESEGGERPFAPSELQNSIKLEDLHFRYKGRTKNLSGVNLEIKKGTYTVILGQSGSGKSTILKFILGMMEPNQGKVSLDGIAMEKIRLDALHSMIGIVFQDTFLFHTSILENIRMGRPDATPEEAIEAAKLAEIHEFISALPDGYETIAGDKGSKLSGGEKQRIALARALVRNPQILLLDEATSALDPITEARILKTLQKLREGRTIVSVTHRLTGLHAADQVVVLKNGSLEPYPSPENDSLSAAAIGL, from the coding sequence ATGACAAATAAACAGAAATTTACCGAAGGATTCAAATTCGGAAAAACACAGGCGACTCAATCTAATACAAAAACTGCAGTACCTAAGGTTCCACAAGGAAGCCAGGCTGCTCGAGGCTCTTATTCTTCTTCTTTAGGGCCAAGTTTTGTAGGGAGTGAACCTTCTTCTGAATCTCCTTTTCTAATTCTTCTTGGACTAGGCAGATATTTTAAAAATTATAAAGTTCGACTAGGAATCGTTTTAGGCCTTCTTTTTACTGAAATCATCGTTTATTCTGCAATTCCTTTCTCTTTTAAGTTTTTAATCGATGAGGCTCTCATCGGAAAGAATGAAACAGTTCTCTATGTTACAGGTGCACTTCTAATTGGGGGCACGATCTTAATCACTGCCGCAGGAACAGTCAGAGACTATTTATACAATTGGGTCTCAGCTCGTGCTATAAGAGACATGAGAGAAGAGTTATTCATTCACCTACAAAGAGTGAACTTGGACTTCTATGCAAATACTCGTTTGGGAGATGTTCTCTCAAGATTCTCCACCGACCTTTCTGCTTTAGAAAACGCAGTACTTGCGCTTATTCCTTGGGGAATTTCTCCATTACTCGAAGCAATCTTCGGAACTGCATTATTATTCGCTTTAGATTGGAAGTTAGGAGCAATTGCTACCTTGATCTGGCCAATCACTTTCTTGGGGCCTGTATTCTTCTCCACTAGATCTACTGCAGCAAGTTACGAAAGAAAGATAGAAGAAGCCAAGGTCCTCACCGCGGTTGAAGAATCTATCTCCGCTCAGAACTTGATCCGAGTTTACGATTTGGATGGAGCTTTCTGGGATAAATTCAAAGGGAATTGTGAGAAATTATTTCACGTTTCCTTAAGATTAGGACTGACCAATTCATATTTAGAACGTTCTGCTTCCGGCGGAATTTTACTTTTACAAGCAGTACTTTTAATTTCGGGCGCATGGTTTGCATTCCATGGAATGGTGAGTGTTGGAGCTTTAGCGGCTTTTCTTCCTCCATTCTTGAATTTGTCTTATTCTCTACTTTATGTGTCTCAATATTTTCCTACTATGAACCAAGCAAGCGGATCCGCTAGAAGAATATTAGAGATTTTAAGAACTCCTACCTTCGAATCAGAAGGAGGAGAACGTCCATTTGCACCTTCTGAATTACAAAATTCAATCAAACTAGAAGATTTACATTTCCGTTATAAAGGTAGAACTAAAAATCTAAGCGGCGTCAACTTAGAGATCAAAAAAGGAACTTATACAGTAATCCTTGGACAAAGTGGTTCTGGAAAAAGTACTATTTTAAAATTCATTTTAGGAATGATGGAACCGAACCAAGGAAAAGTTTCTTTGGATGGGATTGCAATGGAGAAGATCCGTTTGGATGCACTTCATTCCATGATCGGAATTGTATTCCAAGATACTTTCTTATTCCATACTAGCATTCTGGAAAATATTCGTATGGGACGCCCTGACGCAACTCCTGAAGAAGCGATCGAAGCAGCAAAACTTGCGGAGATCCACGAATTCATTTCTGCACTTCCTGATGGATACGAAACTATCGCTGGAGACAAGGGCTCAAAACTTTCAGGTGGAGAAAAACAAAGGATCGCTCTTGCAAGAGCCTTAGTAAGGAATCCTCAAATTCTTCTCTTGGATGAAGCTACTTCTGCATTGGATCCAATCACAGAAGCAAGGATCTTAAAAACTCTCCAAAAATTGAGAGAAGGAAGAACAATCGTTTCTGTGACCCATAGACTCACCGGTTTACATGCCGCCGACCAAGTAGTGGTCTTAAAAAATGGAAGTCTGGAACCTTATCCTTCTCCGGAAAATGATTCACTTTCCGCGGCCGCAATCGGATTATAG
- a CDS encoding ACT domain-containing protein — protein sequence MIEFNYKEEYGVYRVTLKTSETAPGTLHKMVKAMFFMGFEILSGDIRTIKDGDSMISYDEFLLRSPETDSKIKASKLGILMSSVFSDDNALEEMIQTSSEIDIRNTFYLGQDSQLEFEDVPGNSATKFYLEAPDRKGLLYFVTGVLKDLGINILSGEVRTDGKSLKAQDTFILTDSRTGIGFAGSSTEERIRRYILQSSLNQV from the coding sequence ATGATAGAATTTAACTACAAAGAAGAATATGGAGTCTATAGAGTAACTCTCAAGACTTCTGAAACTGCCCCAGGAACACTTCATAAAATGGTGAAGGCAATGTTCTTTATGGGATTTGAGATCCTTTCCGGAGATATTCGCACGATCAAGGACGGGGACTCCATGATCAGTTACGACGAATTTCTTCTTAGATCTCCTGAAACAGATTCTAAAATCAAGGCATCCAAACTCGGCATCTTAATGTCTTCTGTCTTTTCCGATGATAATGCGTTGGAAGAGATGATCCAAACCTCAAGTGAAATAGATATTCGAAATACATTTTATCTAGGACAAGATTCTCAATTGGAATTTGAAGACGTACCTGGCAATTCTGCTACAAAGTTCTACTTAGAAGCTCCCGATAGAAAAGGATTATTATACTTTGTTACCGGAGTTTTAAAGGATCTGGGGATCAATATTCTCTCTGGCGAAGTTAGAACAGACGGTAAGTCTTTGAAAGCACAGGATACATTCATACTGACCGACTCTCGTACAGGGATTGGGTTTGCTGGCAGCTCCACAGAAGAAAGGATCCGTAGATATATTCTACAAAGCAGCCTAAATCAAGTTTGA
- a CDS encoding HD-GYP domain-containing protein, translating to MDAARDLQKFDFTEEVIQHFRENRIIPVDFYNKHGQILIHKKDMATGDDISRLQKFEKQGIYFLTAEIAKIHPGSAKKSSLDPSFDKLINPTLTLDMSRGATDLLSDIKKFPLNGDHVKEINKSINAVLDDFKSSPNMETGLVNIIEVMKNAGMPVDSEVLTKRTVIAMALKVRAAKVFTKVDMDQKKTEQMNLMMASYLADIGYTQMKIPTHANLKPEELEYIKNHPIISYLMIANLPEIEDPVKSVVLNHHRPHRGEGMNNNYPQTKPLVQKLQGYREKYKDDFRKNLLATDIQRQVKSILTNAISYEDIGILSIAGEFASLTTPQPWREPMDGLKAMKLILNNSFFAYNEKTLKDFFDHVGLSLCDNQPFVKIGDYVIVASQDSNRKVFFEICIIKDSHKNSIRPMLERVGTIRPKFANNGKVRISGFEMGSLAVDRRRAIFNLERNADPRRIIYLVDPEIDPEFFDSLDRKVRETYPSRTSSDSDSASKAPVS from the coding sequence ATGGACGCAGCCAGAGATTTACAAAAATTCGATTTTACAGAAGAAGTGATCCAACACTTTCGAGAAAATAGAATTATACCTGTCGATTTTTATAATAAACACGGACAGATCCTAATTCATAAAAAGGATATGGCCACCGGAGACGATATCAGTCGTCTTCAAAAATTCGAAAAACAAGGGATCTATTTTTTAACTGCTGAGATTGCCAAGATCCATCCGGGTTCTGCTAAAAAAAGTTCCTTAGATCCTTCTTTCGATAAGCTTATTAATCCTACACTCACTTTGGATATGTCCAGGGGAGCGACCGATCTATTATCCGATATCAAAAAGTTTCCGTTAAACGGAGATCATGTTAAAGAGATCAATAAATCCATTAACGCAGTCCTAGACGATTTTAAATCTTCTCCGAACATGGAGACTGGACTAGTCAATATTATAGAAGTAATGAAGAATGCGGGTATGCCCGTTGACTCAGAAGTTCTCACTAAAAGAACTGTGATCGCAATGGCTTTGAAAGTAAGGGCCGCAAAGGTTTTTACCAAAGTAGATATGGACCAGAAGAAGACAGAGCAGATGAATCTGATGATGGCTTCTTATCTCGCGGACATCGGTTATACTCAGATGAAGATCCCGACTCACGCGAATCTAAAACCGGAAGAGTTGGAATATATTAAAAACCATCCAATCATCAGTTATTTGATGATCGCTAATCTTCCAGAAATCGAAGATCCGGTCAAATCAGTAGTTTTGAATCACCATAGACCTCATCGCGGAGAAGGGATGAATAATAATTATCCCCAAACCAAACCTTTGGTCCAAAAACTCCAGGGTTACAGAGAAAAGTATAAAGACGATTTTCGTAAAAACCTTTTAGCTACTGATATCCAAAGACAAGTAAAGTCTATTCTTACTAACGCAATTTCTTACGAAGATATTGGGATCCTTTCCATCGCGGGTGAATTTGCTTCTTTAACAACTCCTCAGCCTTGGAGAGAACCGATGGATGGTCTCAAGGCAATGAAACTTATATTGAATAATAGTTTTTTTGCCTATAACGAGAAAACTCTCAAAGACTTTTTCGATCATGTTGGTCTATCCTTATGTGATAACCAGCCATTCGTGAAAATCGGAGATTACGTTATTGTAGCTTCTCAGGATTCAAATCGTAAGGTATTCTTCGAGATCTGTATTATCAAAGATTCACACAAAAATTCAATCCGACCGATGTTGGAAAGAGTGGGAACTATCCGACCGAAGTTTGCAAATAACGGAAAGGTAAGGATCTCAGGCTTCGAGATGGGCAGCTTGGCCGTGGATAGAAGAAGAGCAATTTTCAACCTGGAACGTAACGCTGACCCTAGAAGGATTATCTATTTGGTAGATCCGGAAATTGATCCTGAGTTTTTTGACTCATTGGATCGCAAAGTAAGGGAAACATATCCCTCTAGGACTTCTTCCGATTCGGATTCTGCCTCTAAAGCGCCCGTTTCTTGA
- a CDS encoding c-di-GMP phosphodiesterase translates to MTQFQSGPIDPLRLERFEFNAEVIRQFKESQSIPVDFYNKNGQILIHRKDSASEADINKLQKFELQGIYFLLSERHKVVIQTDQPDSVNGKKVSFIKLVNPDLTLQMARQASDLLKDLRDYPLNGNHVKNVAKAIDGILDDFANSQDVELGLVNVIEVMKAAGVETDSEVLTKRTVISMAMKLRSLKAISIKDSENSKAQQLNLMMAAYMVDIGKVRMKFPVHGNLSTEEFEYVKNHPIISYLMIGNMASIQSPVKTAVLNSHRPYRGEGLNNNYPSTTFLQKRLGEYYEKYKNDPSRSVLVEDMQRQLYILQNNSYSEDDPAIISIAGEFASLSSEQHWRSAYSPITAMKLILNNSFFSYNERVVKEFFDFMALSLCENKSVLNVGDYVIVVSTDSQHKIHFETCVIKEINKNQTRPLLERVGTIRPVFSNKGKLKIVGYDRKTFRPDIRKAVFNLANAVDPRRVIYSIDPELDPPLFDLIDRSYRKTAPKSVA, encoded by the coding sequence ATGACTCAATTTCAAAGTGGTCCAATCGATCCTCTCAGACTTGAAAGATTTGAGTTCAATGCAGAAGTAATTAGACAATTTAAAGAAAGTCAATCCATCCCGGTCGACTTTTACAATAAGAACGGACAGATCTTAATCCATCGCAAAGACAGTGCTAGCGAAGCGGATATTAACAAACTGCAAAAGTTCGAATTACAAGGGATCTACTTCCTTCTATCCGAAAGACATAAAGTTGTAATTCAAACAGACCAACCCGACTCGGTAAACGGCAAAAAAGTTTCCTTTATCAAATTAGTGAATCCTGATCTTACTTTGCAGATGGCAAGACAGGCTTCTGATCTTCTCAAAGACCTAAGAGATTATCCTTTAAATGGAAATCATGTGAAGAATGTTGCGAAGGCGATCGACGGGATCTTAGATGATTTTGCGAACAGCCAAGACGTTGAATTAGGTTTGGTTAACGTAATCGAAGTAATGAAAGCCGCAGGAGTCGAAACTGATTCCGAAGTTCTAACCAAAAGAACTGTCATCTCTATGGCGATGAAACTGCGCAGTTTGAAAGCGATTTCCATTAAGGATAGCGAAAATTCCAAGGCACAACAATTGAATCTGATGATGGCAGCTTATATGGTAGATATAGGCAAGGTCAGAATGAAATTTCCTGTGCATGGAAACCTAAGTACTGAAGAATTCGAATATGTAAAAAATCATCCTATCATTAGTTACTTGATGATCGGAAATATGGCTTCTATCCAAAGCCCAGTAAAAACCGCAGTATTAAACAGTCATAGACCGTACAGAGGAGAAGGATTAAATAATAACTATCCTTCTACAACTTTCTTACAGAAACGACTGGGAGAATATTACGAAAAATATAAGAACGATCCTTCCAGGAGTGTACTTGTAGAAGATATGCAGAGGCAATTGTATATTCTGCAAAACAATTCTTATAGCGAAGATGATCCTGCTATTATTTCTATCGCGGGAGAATTTGCATCTCTCAGCAGCGAACAACATTGGAGATCTGCATATTCTCCTATTACCGCCATGAAGTTGATCTTGAATAATAGCTTTTTTTCATATAATGAAAGAGTGGTTAAGGAATTTTTCGATTTTATGGCATTGAGTTTATGTGAGAACAAAAGTGTTCTGAACGTAGGGGACTATGTGATCGTAGTTTCTACAGATTCTCAGCATAAGATTCACTTTGAGACCTGCGTTATTAAAGAGATTAACAAAAACCAAACCCGCCCTCTTTTAGAAAGAGTTGGAACAATCAGACCTGTTTTCTCTAATAAAGGAAAACTTAAGATCGTAGGTTACGATCGTAAAACTTTCCGTCCTGATATTAGAAAGGCAGTCTTCAATCTTGCGAACGCAGTGGACCCAAGAAGGGTGATTTATTCTATCGATCCTGAATTGGATCCACCTTTGTTTGATCTGATTGATAGAAGTTACCGTAAAACAGCTCCGAAATCTGTCGCGTAA
- the aroC gene encoding chorismate synthase produces the protein MPSSWGKIFKVSTFGESHGEAVGVVVEGVPAGIPIRLDEIQKDLNRRRPGQSKLTTPRDESDTVRVLSGVFEGKTIGSPIALIVNNQNTISKDYENLRETFRPSHADYTYQTKYGFRAHVGGGRSSVRETIARVAAGAIARMILEDDLGIKTVAWVDTIGTITSEIAESKYPGTREEVDVNEVRCPDPQAADKMRSLILEMKEAGDSVGGIIRSASYNLPPGLGDPVYDKLDGDIAKAILSIPACKGFEVGSGFSGTLLTGSTHNDEFYVEEGTGRVRTRTNNSGGLQGGISNGETLVVRAAFKPTSTIFKKQNTVNIDGKETTLEAKGRHDPCVLPRAVPIVEAAINLVLVDAYLYQRAMNPQWYQKWAKVPDYYKDLKL, from the coding sequence ATGCCTTCCAGTTGGGGTAAAATATTCAAAGTTAGTACGTTCGGAGAATCTCATGGCGAGGCCGTGGGAGTTGTTGTTGAAGGAGTTCCTGCAGGAATTCCGATCCGATTGGATGAGATCCAAAAGGATTTAAACAGAAGAAGACCCGGACAAAGTAAACTCACCACTCCTAGGGATGAATCGGACACTGTTCGAGTTCTCTCCGGAGTATTTGAGGGAAAGACGATCGGAAGTCCGATCGCATTGATCGTAAACAATCAGAACACGATCTCGAAAGATTACGAAAATCTAAGGGAAACTTTCCGTCCTTCTCACGCAGATTATACTTACCAAACCAAGTACGGATTTCGTGCTCACGTAGGAGGAGGAAGATCTTCCGTTCGTGAAACAATTGCAAGAGTAGCTGCGGGTGCAATTGCAAGAATGATCCTAGAAGATGATCTTGGAATCAAAACAGTCGCTTGGGTAGATACAATCGGCACCATCACTTCTGAAATTGCAGAAAGTAAATATCCGGGGACCAGAGAAGAAGTAGATGTAAATGAGGTCCGTTGTCCTGATCCTCAGGCTGCAGATAAAATGCGTTCTCTCATTCTTGAAATGAAAGAAGCTGGAGACAGTGTGGGTGGAATTATCCGCTCTGCTTCTTATAATCTTCCTCCAGGTCTTGGAGATCCAGTGTACGATAAACTGGATGGTGACATAGCAAAAGCAATTCTATCCATTCCTGCTTGTAAAGGATTCGAAGTTGGTTCTGGATTTTCTGGAACTCTTCTAACTGGAAGTACTCATAACGACGAGTTTTATGTAGAAGAAGGAACCGGAAGAGTCCGCACTCGCACAAATAATTCCGGAGGACTCCAAGGTGGGATCTCCAACGGAGAAACTTTGGTGGTTCGAGCAGCATTTAAACCTACTTCTACCATTTTCAAAAAACAAAATACTGTAAATATCGACGGAAAAGAAACCACATTGGAAGCGAAAGGCAGGCATGATCCATGCGTTCTGCCTAGAGCAGTTCCGATCGTGGAAGCAGCGATAAACCTGGTTCTAGTGGATGCCTATCTTTACCAAAGGGCGATGAATCCTCAGTGGTACCAGAAATGGGCCAAAGTTCCGGATTATTACAAGGATCTAAAACTCTGA
- a CDS encoding 2Fe-2S iron-sulfur cluster-binding protein, translated as MVKIKIDGIEYEVDEKKNLISAAKDAGVDIPFFCYHPKLSVVGMCRMCLIEIEGIPRLQVACNTKVTEGLSIVTKSDRVIEAREGTMEFLLANHPLDCPVCDKAGECQLQDNSFGSGKGNSRFTLEKRNIPQEEIGSNLIINHNRCIVCYRCVRFEEEMVGESNLGLFERGYHSIIGLAKEEPINHNYQGALADICPVGALLNHKTLFKSRVWWYKSEESVCPGCSTGCKTYTNVRDNKMFRYMPRVDEEKEQYFLCDKGRFNVDWLNTNRLFSFYKNGETSVSTTVLDEISEKISRSKKIAVIGGAHESDQNLKSIKESLSKLGVAFVTEARVSSEQYKEPEQVDFQYTTDKRPNTKGAIDAGFVSAEGIDSIRSAAAKGEFDLIFVIKEKVSEILAGVPSESIIVLETNLTEDATKAKYSVPIKAYSEQSGSFTNKKGWIQNFNKSMEAPKGLSGSAEIFSLLEKKTLELRSNSREAAVGNR; from the coding sequence GTGGTCAAGATAAAGATAGACGGGATCGAATACGAGGTCGACGAGAAAAAAAATCTAATATCCGCAGCTAAAGATGCCGGAGTGGATATTCCGTTTTTCTGTTATCATCCTAAATTGTCTGTCGTGGGCATGTGCCGTATGTGCCTCATCGAGATAGAAGGGATTCCCCGTTTACAAGTTGCCTGCAATACTAAAGTTACTGAAGGACTTTCGATCGTCACTAAGAGTGATAGAGTTATAGAAGCAAGAGAAGGGACGATGGAGTTCCTGCTTGCGAACCACCCATTAGATTGTCCTGTTTGCGATAAGGCTGGAGAATGCCAGCTTCAGGATAATTCTTTCGGTTCAGGAAAAGGAAATTCCAGATTCACATTAGAAAAAAGGAATATTCCTCAGGAAGAGATCGGTTCCAACCTGATCATCAACCATAATCGTTGTATCGTATGTTATCGTTGTGTTCGTTTCGAAGAAGAAATGGTGGGAGAATCCAACCTTGGACTCTTTGAAAGAGGATATCATTCCATTATAGGTCTCGCAAAAGAAGAACCTATCAATCATAACTACCAAGGTGCGCTTGCAGATATCTGTCCAGTTGGTGCATTATTAAATCATAAAACATTATTCAAGTCCAGGGTTTGGTGGTATAAATCAGAAGAGTCTGTTTGTCCGGGATGTAGCACAGGTTGTAAAACTTATACAAACGTAAGAGACAACAAAATGTTCCGCTATATGCCTCGTGTAGATGAGGAGAAGGAGCAGTATTTCCTTTGTGATAAAGGAAGATTCAATGTTGATTGGTTGAATACGAATAGACTTTTCTCCTTCTATAAAAATGGAGAAACAAGTGTAAGCACTACTGTTCTGGATGAAATTTCTGAAAAAATTTCTAGATCCAAAAAGATCGCAGTGATCGGTGGAGCTCACGAGTCGGATCAAAACTTAAAATCGATAAAAGAATCTTTATCCAAGCTTGGAGTTGCTTTCGTAACGGAAGCAAGAGTAAGTTCAGAACAATACAAAGAACCTGAACAAGTGGATTTCCAATATACCACTGACAAAAGACCGAACACTAAAGGTGCTATAGACGCAGGATTTGTTTCTGCGGAAGGGATCGATTCCATTCGTTCTGCAGCAGCAAAAGGTGAATTTGATCTGATCTTTGTAATTAAAGAAAAGGTTTCTGAAATCTTGGCTGGTGTTCCTTCTGAATCTATTATAGTCTTAGAAACGAACCTTACGGAAGATGCGACTAAAGCTAAATATTCCGTACCGATCAAAGCTTATTCAGAACAAAGCGGAAGTTTCACGAATAAAAAAGGATGGATCCAGAACTTTAATAAATCTATGGAAGCACCAAAAGGTTTATCGGGCTCTGCGGAAATCTTCTCCTTATTAGAAAAGAAAACCTTAGAATTACGTTCTAACTCTAGAGAGGCAGCCGTTGGGAACCGTTAA